Part of the Gimesia chilikensis genome, CATTGATGGAGCTGACGTCCCTGTTGAGACGCGCGGGCCTGGAACTCCCTTAAGCCAGGAATCGCGCAACAAAAAACGCCTGCAGAGGCGGGCCTCCACAGGCGTGGTTCGATTCCTTTCATGAACGTCACTCATACGGACTGGACGTCCAACAGTGCTTCCCGCAGACGATTACGTGCGGTGTGCAGTCGACGCTTGATCGTCCCGATGGGCCGATCGAACTCGTCACTCATTTCCTTCAGGGACTGGCCCTTGAAGTAGAATGAGATCAGGGTCTGACGGTCGACTTCACCCAGCGATTCCAGTCCGCCACGCAGTTCAGTAGCCCGCTCGCTTTCCAGCAGTTTGTCCAGCGGGTTTTCCGGTTCATCGTCCAGGACGATGAAGGTATCCGGGCTCTGAATGCATTCGTTAGGCCGACGAACGGCTCGATTGATCGACATCCGGACGGCGATCTGCCGCAACCAGCCACCGAATCGCTCCGGTGCATTCAGCTGTGACAGTTTCCGCATGGCCTGGATGAAGACATCCTGAGTAACTTCACTGGCTTCAGCGTGGTTACGCAGACGCTTCATTACGATCGCGAAGACCGTAGATTCAAATTGAACAACAAGTGAACCGAAGGCGTCTCGATCTCCATTCTGAGCAGCCGTAACTAACTCGATTAAGTTCTGATCTTCCATTGTAGTATCTCTTCTCTGTCCCTGAATCAGGACTCTGAATTCATTGAAGTTCAAAGTGGTTCGTTAAGCACATGCAAACCGGAAACGGAACAGCGTTTGAATCAGCCGCGAGACCAGAGAAAAAGCGGGTGCGCTTTCACAGGTCACCAGGGGCCCAACGTGCTACGTTTGCCAGTGAATGTGGCAGGGTCAGCTAAAAGGCTGTCGCGTTTTAACCAACCACTTTGAGTAAACGATTTTCTGCTAAAAAGCAGGGAATCGGAATCTGCTTACGAAGCAGTTCCGGTCACGGTGGTCAGGGGGGTTCCCGTTATCTGCATATATCTTTGATAGAGCAGATGCATTGTGGGTTGATGTTGACAACAACAATGCCAACCCATCGGGGAGGACCCCGGCATACCACCGGATTCCGACAATCGTTCTCCACTTAGAGGGCGTAACGCATCTGTACGGAGGGCGGCACGGACGACATCAATCGCTTTCACGACAGCTGCTGCTTTGACAAACACGCTGTTGTTAATTGCTTTGACGACGAAACGACGATTCTGTTTAGAAAAAATCATCAGTGCACCTCCTGCGTTAAACCGCAGAGAAAGAGACTATAAAAAGAGAGGCTCGTGCCTCAAAAGAAAAAACGGACACAAGCCGTTCACAGGTAATTCAGCGGATAGACCTGTTATGATGAGTAACAGGAGTATCCCTCTGCCAGTAAGACAACAATGCCCTGACAAAGGTTCGCTCATTTTTGACAGTTTTCGGAAAAATGTCGATTCTTTCAAGAGAAGTTTTACGGATTCCCTAGTGAAACGGAACATTCCGGATCTGTGCCACCCCACCAGAAAAACCGTAATCTATTCAACTGTAAAGACTTACGCACAGGGCTCCACACTCAAAAGCAGGGCAACATTTTTTCAGTATTTTTCCATCAAAACGATGGTCCGCCTTATTTCTGACGGGAAATCAGCGAATACACTTTGAACCCGTTCTGCAGATTCTCAACCGGAATATAGGTTTTCGTGCTGAGTGACTGTTTTCCGGTAGTCAGGCTGAAGGTCAGATACGAGTCCTGGATGCCCAGTTCGCGGATCTGTTTTTCGGCAAAGGGCCCTGTCTGCTGACGACTCTCGGCAAAGATATTCAGAATCCGCATTACGGTACCTGAGACATCGACCAGGGCCACCAGATTCGCTTTTTCCGCGCCATGGGCGCGGGCTTTTTGGAAGGCGGGCTGGTTTTGCGCGGTCAGGGATGATTTATCCGGCGCGTTGAGGGCTTCCATGAATTTCTGCATCGAGGCCGATCCCCCCATGACCTGCAGAACCTTACCTTCCGGATACGCCATCCGGTTAGTGATCCCAGACGGGCCATAGAGAATTTCGAGCATCCGCTTCTGGATCTGTAGCGGATCGGACGCCGGATCGAGTTCCTGCTTGATGACAGTCAGGTCAACGGGAATGCCGCCTGCCTGTTCTGCATCGGGTTTAAAGGTGATTTCCTGTTTGATGCCGGGCAGAGAGACATTCTGCATGATCTGCATCATCTGATGCGTGAGCGTCCGCAGCTTGTTCGAAGGGCTGACTTCGGAAACCGTGTAAGCATGCATCACGCCGTCTGCGAGTTTGCCCAGTTCGAAGGAAAAGTAGTAACTGCCGAACTTGAGACTGCGGATCTCTTTGACGATCTCCGTGAACTTTTCTTTGGCTTCGGCGTTCTGCTGTGTTTCATCAAACATCTGGGCGGTCATGTTCATGCCCCAGGTAATCAACGCATCCGCATTGCCGGCACCGGCGATGTAAGCCAGTTGATGTGCGGGAAAATGTCCCAGCTGATTTAACGGCTGAGGCGGATTGGACTGAAACAGCCGATCAGTTTCGGAATCGGGTTTGACCTCAAACAGGCTTTCGAGGCCGACCCCCTGCTCTGAAAACTGAAAGGCAGTGGTATAAGCGTGCGAGTCTTTGACGGCCTGCAGGGAACCTTTCGCCAGCGTCGAGTAGAGACCGAGGATCGGTTTTGCATTGACGCCGGGAGCCGCGTTCATGGTTTTGGCGAGTTCAGTCAGTCTGCGATCGACCTGGCCCTCGGCGCGTTTCAGTTGAGCCTGATAGATCTGGACCATCTTCTGCAGATTGAGATAGACCGAGAGATCACCGGAATCGAACAGGCCTTTGGCGGCCGGGCTGAGTTGAGATTCGAACGACTGATCCGTCTGTTTGAGACTGGCCTGTGCCTGTTCGACGAGTTTTTTGTCTTCACTGTAGATCAGCCATTTCTCTTCGAGAGCTGAGTGATATTTCTCGCCCAGTGCGGCTTTGCAGGCAGCGGCGTCTTTCACAGGAACAATGAACAGCAAGCCCGGATCCTGTTCGGCATGCAGAAAGACGCCAACGCTGATCGTCCGTGCCGGGTCGACACCTTCCCAGGTCGGATTTGAGAGCGAACGCCCCACGACGGTTCGCACGTTGGCAGCCAGCAGACCACTGATGGCTTCGTCGACCTGACTCGTGAGCTGGCTCATTTTCTGTAATGTTGCCTGCGGCTGTTTCAGTCGAATCACGATGCCCGCCTCAGAAGAGATCGCGGCGGTGGGAACTTCAGCAGCGGACACGGTAGACAGTGATATCAGTAACAGGCAGAACAGCAGACCTGATTTCCAGTTGAACAGCATTTGCATTCACTCCATTTATTAAAATCGCAAAGTTGGTGAGGCGGATGCCTCATTATATCTGTTGAGGAAAGGGCTGAGGACTAAACAGCACCGAGAAACTCAGACAATTTTTAAACCATTTCCATATCAGTATTTACCCTGATTCAGCTCTCTTCTGCTCCATGATACTGGTGAAAATCTCATCCTGAAACAATGGCGGTAAAATGGGGGCTTCGGGAAGTATTTTCGCATCAGGAAATGGCTGGCGATAAAAGCGAACTCACGGCATTTGCTTTCAGTATCACCTGCAACAGCCGGTGTTTTATAAATCTGAACTCGTGCTGGAATTTCGTGAATACCGATGAAAATGGAGTCACCATCGATGCGGTTATGCGGGGATCTGGCGATCAAAGGATTGATTACTGCCTCTGCCGACCGTTGTCACTCTCAATGACTCATCGTTCTAAATAAAACTGTACTTATAGACGACAAAGATCTCGTTGAAGGATCACAAAGAGCATCAATGTCTACTGGATTTGCCGGCTCTCGTTCCATGGATGAACGCCGACGCCGCAGACTAGCGTCGGAATGTTCTGAATCGCTCGATAACGCGAATGACGATTCAGATTCCCCTCGACTTGCGCGCACGCATCGTTTCGCTGCGGGACAGTATCCGTTACGGACACTGATCTTTCCGCGTCGCTGGAAGCTGGCGCTCTATTACCTGCCGGTACTGCTCTGTTTTTCCGGGCTGATCGCGGCCGACTTTTATCGGGCAGAACTTCCATCGGAAGGAAAATCGCTCTCCGGCTTGTTGTCACTGAAACAGAGCCCCCTGCTCCCCGTACTGGGCGGCGGCCTCTTGTTCATGACGGGACAGCTGGCATTGCTGATCGCAGCCCTGCGGACACAAAGTCTGCATGATTTTTCGGGACGATACCGGCTCTGGAAGTGGATCGCCTGCGGTCTGTTTCTGCTCGCACTGTGCCTGACGACACAGTTGCATACCGTCTGGGCCCAGACGGTGATTGAGCTGCGGTTGTTTGACTGGGGACCGCATACGGGGCTGCTGGCCTGGCTGGTACCGGCCCTGGCGTTCGGGTGTACGGTGGCGTTAATGGCCTACCTGGAAATGCGCGGCGACCGGGCGGGGCTGAACCTGTTGATCGTAGCCGGCGCCACCTATGTTTTGAGCCTGACCTTCCAGTTTACTGATAACATGATTCCTGGCGAGGCCTGGCATCACATGATTGACGCGGGGCTGTTTTACTTCGCTCACTGGTGTCTGTTTACCAGCCTGCTGCTGCATACACATCATCTGTTGTATCATTCGGTGGATCTGCCCGAGAAGGCTCCTTCCCGCTTCAAGCATGCGGCCAAGGGATATCTGTATCGACGTCGTATTCGCGGCAAAGCAAAGCGGGTTGCCCGGGCTCTGCAGCGGAAAGCACGTCTGCAGGAAAAAGAACAACAACAGAAAGAACGGGCAGAACAGAAACAGGCCGAGAAAGTACGTCTGGAACAGGAACGCACAGAAAAAGCGAAACTGAAAGAGGAACAAGCGGCCGCTGCGGCTGAGAAGAAACAGGCAGCCAAAGCAGCTGCGGAAGAAAAGGCCGCTCAGAAAGTGGCTGAAAAAGAAGCTGCGAAACAGGCAGCAGCCGAAAAAGCGGCCCAGAAAGCAGCACAGAAGAAGGCCGTGAAACAGCCTGATCCTGAACCAGAGCCGGAAACGGTCGATGAAACGCCCGAACCGGAATCTCAAGTCGAGCAACCGTCTGACCAGCAGCCCTCGTCAAGCAAGCGGTCGAAGACGGTCAAAAAGAAAACACGCGTCGACCTGAATCATGATCCGGAACAGCTGAAAGGGTTGAGCAAGCGCGAACGTCGTAAGCTGCAGAAACAGTGGCGTGACGAAGAGCGTCGTCTGGCGGCACAGGAAGCCGAGGACTGGGAATAATTCTCCCGATTTTTGTGATCCGGATTTGAATTTCGCTCGTTTCCCTGCCCGATTCGTTATAGACTGACGGTCATCAGGCGGTCACCCCCTTGTGTTATTCCCTCGATATCGCCTGTTTTCGACACAGTTTTCGCTCCGCCAGCCGGAATAAAGGATAAGCGACGATGTCCGACGACAATTTTTACGCAGACGATGATCAATTCAAACCGGAAGAATATTCGGCTCCCCCCAAACAGGGAATGAGCTCCGGCGTCAAGATCCTGCTCATCCTGCTGGCGCTCGGGGGCATCGGCATGCTGCTCTGTTGCGGCGGTATCTTCTATGCCGTACGTAACGTGAAGGCCAAAGTCACCGAGAACAAACAGGAAATCACCGAAATCCAGAATGAGATCGCCACGATCAACATTCCCGAATATTTCGTTCCCCAGATGGGCATGTCTGCGGATGTGATCGGCAAAAAGATCCTGATGGCGATCTACGAGGAAAAAGAGAAAGATGGCGGCCTGGTGCTGATGAGTTTCGGTCTCCCGAACGATGGCATGGTCGACATGAACAAAGAGTTCCGTCAGAACCTGAAACAGCAGAATCAGAACCAACGGGAACTGAAGATTGATAAAACGGAACAGAAAGAATTCGAAATCAACGGTGAAAAAGTCGAGTTTACGTTCGCCGAAGGTACGGATAAGAACGACAAAAGGTTTCACCAGGTAATGGGTGTCTTCCCGGGCAAAACCGGAGCCACATTCCTGTTCCTGCAGATCGCGTCTGACAAGTATAACGCAGAAGACATTGAGAACATGATCAAGTCGATCAAGTAGTCACAATCTGACTTCATTCACTTCACTGGCCCGAATCCCTGTTCGGGCCAGTTTTTTTATGCGCGTGATTGTGTCACCGAATTTAAGGACTGCTGATCACTTTGACCTCAGGCGGTTCGGCCAGATCAGTCCATAAGCGTTGATCCACTTCCTGGCTGGGCTTACCGTCATGCACATAGAACCGATAGCGTGAGACATAGGGTTGGCCCGGCTGGATATCAAAGGGATCGAGCGAAGCGACCGCGAAACAGAAATATGGCATCGTGGGATGCAGTCGCACTGGTTGCGGCGACCGGAAATTGGTCGGTGCACTGAAGATCGCCACCCCGGCGGTTTCGTCGCCCAGGGGGCCATACATCTCGACCCAGTGTGGCCGAGACTGGTTGCCGTTGGTCTTGTTCTTGCCTTCGCTGGTCAGATAATCGTAGCCATGGTTCGTATGCCAGTCGGCGTGTCCGCGAATGGTCATACCACCGTAATGGATCTTATCAATGGTGACCGGCTTTTCGGTCGCACACGTCTGCACAGAAACGATATCGAACAGGAACTGTTTTTCCAGCGCATAGACGCGGACCTTCCAGTTTTCGTTGAGCATCGTCACGGGGCCCGTCTTTTTCGTCAGGTCGATGTGTTCGATGGAAGTATCAATTTCGCCGAACACGGGGCCGCCGGTAAATGAATTGACCTGGCTGTGTGCGACTTTGCCCAGTTTGGACTTCTGATCCCAGCCGTTGTTCTCCCGCCCTTCGAAGAGGATCTTTCGCCAGGAGAACATGATGCCGTGCTGGTGGGCATGGTCAGGGTTGAAGTCGTCGGTAATCACTTTTCCGGAAGGTGTATACAGCGGATGAATGTAGCCGCTCTTGTCGTAGTAAGACTCATCCCGTTTCGGTGCCTTGACGATGGCGTGATTGTACGTCAGCACAGGCTTGTCGGCGACTTTGACATTCAGATGGCTGCCGTCATCGACGACAGTCACCTGCTCGGCCGGCTTCGTGAATTGCATCGCATGGAGACGATATTGACGCGAGGTGCCTGCAGGCAGCGGTTTGCTGAGAATCCAGACCAGTGTCCGTTCGGAACCCGAGGCATCAATCTGCACCGGAACTTCCTTGCCGTCATCGAGACGAACCAGCGTCAGCTGTTTCTGATTCTGAAGTGGTTCAGGTACGGGGAGACTGATGACGGTCTGCTGCCGATCGTGTTTGCCGGCGCTGACTTCCAGGGTGACGACGGGACCTGCATACAGGGATGCTTCGGTCCCTGCTAACAATGCCAGCATCAGGAGTGTGACGGTTCGTAGTTGTGATTTCATGCATGGTTTCAATCTATGTAACTTCATCTTAGAGAGTCCATCCTTTGCGGTATTCGCGTTGTACGTATTGTGCGGCCTGGTCGGTATTCGTGGCAGCACCTTTATCTGCATCCCATTCCACTTTCTTGCCGACGCGGAAGGCGAGGTTGCCCAGCAGGATTGTTTCCGTCAACGGGGCTGCGTAATCGAAGTGGCAGTTGGTTTTGCCATTGCCTTTGCAGGCTTCGTACCATTCCTGGCGATGATTGCCGATTGCCGGTGGAATCGTTTTCGGCGGTGCTTTGAAGCCGGCGAATTTTTCTTCGGGCAGCAATACGCGCTTACCGTAATCCGCGGCCAGCATGCCATCGGTGCCAACAAACAGAATTCCCGCTGCCCATTCCGGGCCGCCCAGTTCGAGAACAGGTTCCGGGGTGTTACGTCCGTGGTACCAGATCACCTCGACGGGAGGCTTCGAGCCCCGGGCCGGAAACTGCCAGTGACAGTCGAGCCAGAACGGAGTGGAGTCGGGGTGCAGTTCGGGGCCCTTGGTTTCGACCACGTTGGGATACTGCAGGTCCAGCGACCAGAAAATCAGGTCCATGTAGTGGCAGCCCATGTTCCCCAGCGTGCCGTTACCGAAGTCCCACCAGTAGTGCCAGTCATGGGGATGGTAACAGGGATGAAAGTTCTGCATCGGCGCCGGACCGACCCAGAGATCCCAGTTCAGGGTTTTGGGAATCGGCTGCGGTTCGGCAGGACGATCGACGACATGCTTGTAACGCCGCCAGCCTCCCGGTCGTCCAAACCAGACGTGGACCTGCTGCACATCGCCGATGGCTCCTGATTGAATGAGTTCGACGGTCCGCCGATAATTTTCCCCGGCGTGGTTCTGCGTGCCCATCTGGGTGACGACGTTTTCCTCACGGGCCACGCGCTGCATTTCGCGAACTTCATGAATGGAGTGGGCCAGCGGCTTTTCGCAGTAGACGTGTTTGCCGCGTCGCATGGCGTTGACAGCGATGGTAGCGTGGGTGTGGTTGGGAGTCGTTACCACGACGGCGTCGATCTCGTTTTCCAGCTTATCGAGCATGACGCGAAAATCGGCAAAGGATTTTGCTTTCGGGAACTTTGCCTGATATTTGTCGGTGCGGGCGGAATCGACGTCGCACAGGCCGACAATGTTCTGACTGGAGACCAGCCCCAGGTTCGCGTTCCCCTGGTTACCCAGGCCGATACAGGCGATGTTGAGTTTCTCGTTGGGTGAGGTGCTTTCTGCCTGGGCCGTGTGTGCCCCGAGCCAGAGGCCCGCTCCGCTCAACAACGATGTTTTGAGCATCTCTCGTCGTGTCACGTCAGTTGACGAACTCATGAATAATCCTTTTCCTTTCATCAGCGGCGGTTGGATTGCCGGTTTTCAATCAAATCGTAGTGGCCAATTCAGGTCGCGTGATTTCAGGGAGTCTGTTCGAGATGAAAGACAAACTTATTGTCCGCATCGGGAGAGACCTCGCCGATGAGTTCACTGTCTGTATTGTATTTCTTCGGAATATACGATTCCATGACATCCTCTCCAAAATCACCTTTCTTTCCGGTCTTGCGTGAGGCAAAGATCAGTACCTTTTTCCGGCCGACCGAGCTGGAAAACTCGAAATGGCCCTGCTGAATGA contains:
- a CDS encoding RNA polymerase sigma factor, yielding MEDQNLIELVTAAQNGDRDAFGSLVVQFESTVFAIVMKRLRNHAEASEVTQDVFIQAMRKLSQLNAPERFGGWLRQIAVRMSINRAVRRPNECIQSPDTFIVLDDEPENPLDKLLESERATELRGGLESLGEVDRQTLISFYFKGQSLKEMSDEFDRPIGTIKRRLHTARNRLREALLDVQSV
- a CDS encoding DUF6807 domain-containing protein, with the translated sequence MKSQLRTVTLLMLALLAGTEASLYAGPVVTLEVSAGKHDRQQTVISLPVPEPLQNQKQLTLVRLDDGKEVPVQIDASGSERTLVWILSKPLPAGTSRQYRLHAMQFTKPAEQVTVVDDGSHLNVKVADKPVLTYNHAIVKAPKRDESYYDKSGYIHPLYTPSGKVITDDFNPDHAHQHGIMFSWRKILFEGRENNGWDQKSKLGKVAHSQVNSFTGGPVFGEIDTSIEHIDLTKKTGPVTMLNENWKVRVYALEKQFLFDIVSVQTCATEKPVTIDKIHYGGMTIRGHADWHTNHGYDYLTSEGKNKTNGNQSRPHWVEMYGPLGDETAGVAIFSAPTNFRSPQPVRLHPTMPYFCFAVASLDPFDIQPGQPYVSRYRFYVHDGKPSQEVDQRLWTDLAEPPEVKVISSP
- a CDS encoding Gfo/Idh/MocA family protein, with translation MSSSTDVTRREMLKTSLLSGAGLWLGAHTAQAESTSPNEKLNIACIGLGNQGNANLGLVSSQNIVGLCDVDSARTDKYQAKFPKAKSFADFRVMLDKLENEIDAVVVTTPNHTHATIAVNAMRRGKHVYCEKPLAHSIHEVREMQRVAREENVVTQMGTQNHAGENYRRTVELIQSGAIGDVQQVHVWFGRPGGWRRYKHVVDRPAEPQPIPKTLNWDLWVGPAPMQNFHPCYHPHDWHYWWDFGNGTLGNMGCHYMDLIFWSLDLQYPNVVETKGPELHPDSTPFWLDCHWQFPARGSKPPVEVIWYHGRNTPEPVLELGGPEWAAGILFVGTDGMLAADYGKRVLLPEEKFAGFKAPPKTIPPAIGNHRQEWYEACKGNGKTNCHFDYAAPLTETILLGNLAFRVGKKVEWDADKGAATNTDQAAQYVQREYRKGWTL